In the genome of Fusarium poae strain DAOMC 252244 chromosome 1, whole genome shotgun sequence, the window ATGAGTTTAGCACCCGACTTAGGGAGGGGAAAGAACCACTTTTTCCCACATGGTCAACCGCCGCCTGATCCTTGGAAAAAGAAGTACTTACAAGGAATAACATCCATAGTACATGTCTTGATACCTATCTTACAATATGTACAGAGTATCTAGATCTGTTTGTTTTGAGCCTGGACCATCAAGTCTTGTCCAAACGCTTTTTTCAGTCTGTCCCAATACCGTGCAAGCAGTAAgtaagtaggtacctagcaATTTCGCGACCCCGTCCACTATTATCCTAAGCGTGCCCACCGCTGCTTCATCACCAAACTCTATTCTTTGAGCACCAATTGCTCTCCCTGCTCTTGTTCATGTTTGCTTGCTAAGCCGTTACTGTAGTCGTTTACTTTGGGCCGTTGAGCCGATCATTTCAGGGATCCCTTGTCAAGTCAAACACAAGCCTACGGTCACGTACCCTATCCATGAAAGTCAATACACATTTaccttttccctttcttaTCGTAAGAAAGTTCTTAGTTCCGACTTTACTTTGTTGCACTGTATTCTGTTGGTTGGCGAGTTGATTACCATTCCTGGTCTGTTGAATCCTACCCGCCTGGTCTCACGGCGCAGGATTATGGGCACAGGTAAATACGATATCAAAGTAAATATTAGAGTTTGATTCACGAACGGTGAAATACTATGTAACGACTCGCGTCCAACCAACATGAATATCACATTACATAACCATACGTAATCAGTGGGGAGCAATGCCCCTTGTGTAGTTGATACCTACTCTGTACTGATCAGGATTTCAATTTACCCTTTTTCTCGGATCCGCGAATTGGTGCCCATGCAAACGCAGACAACCGTGTCTATCAAACCATGTCATGACATGAAAAGAAACTCTCTTACAAGTTCTTCTCCACTTGATCGAACTTAGAGACGTGGAACAGGAACAGTCCCAGTCAATTCTCCAGTTACTCGAAACAAACCATTCATCTCCAACTCTTATTTCCGCCCACTAAACCCCGCTTTGTCACTACTGCAAGGGGTATCTGCCCAGGGACTTGTCATGATGACAATGATGCCGACATTcacttgtcttgtcttgccttgccttgccttgccttgcctgaCTTGGACCGCGCAGTGATCAAGGGATCTAAAGCCCCCGAGGCTAGGCTTCAGCTAGGATCTTTTTACTTCGGCGCCATCAACAGCTCCACTTCCTTCGAACGGGGTTCTTTCCAGTCTTTTCTCGATCGCCGAAATCATTTGTTTCGCCTCTTCGCTCTTTGTTCCTTCGCCGGCGTATCACTTGTTCAACGGCCAGCCATGGCATGACACGGACTGGAACGTATTGTACACATGTCGTGGGTCAAACACGAGTGAGACGACAAAAAGTCAATCTGTAATCACCACCGCCTCTTCTAGAAGTTCTAGCCTTGTCCTCCTCCGTCTTCTCCGGTTTCTTCACTAACTAAAAGTAAACAGCTAACTAGCTTCTCTAACTATATGTGATCGTTCTTTTCCCCTGTCGCAGGAATCCCTTGGCGTTTCGAGGCTAGGCCGTTCCGGAGTCTCAGCCATCAACCCAAACAAGAGATGCGCCACGAGAACCTCAAACAAGCCTCAGCAAGTTCTATAGAGGGGATATTGCGCCGAAAGATCTATAGCTGCAACGCTGCAACGTTGTCAAGGGCGCCATGCTTTCGTCTACTCGGAGCTTAGGCAAGAGACAAATCTGCCAAGCATTCTGCCATGGCTATTATTGAACTGCGGCTTGACCACACGTGCCCGTTCCCTATTGTACACATGACTTGCGTCACTCCCATTTGCCGCCATTGTTTTTGAGTTTGACGGCTTATCCTATGTCGAGCCAGTACCTGAATGCACGTTCAGTAACGGTAACAGATCGCAGGCTCGGCGCATCCGGACTCGCTCGATCTACCCGAATCCAAGATTTCAAATACTGCGATCCAGGCATAGCCAACGATGATTGCATACACAGCAAGTAGAAAATATGAGTACAGTACTATACAATCAACTCTATCGTGAAGCCCAACTCCAGCATCAACTGCTATACGTAATTCTAATtatacaaaaaaaaaacatggcTGAGTGGCTCTGACTAGAATCGGGACGTTTCATAAATGGATCGATTCCGTCTTCTGAGTTGGTCGGTTCTCAGTCTGGAACCGTCATGATACCATCTTCAGCACCTacgccttcttctttccgatATTCCAGCCCCAAGATCGGAGCACCTTGACAGCCTTTGGCGTTACGGCGGCCGTTAACGGCACTCGAATAAAGATGAAGCTTTTGTGAATGGCGTACGCCAACGCCAGCTGAGTTGCCAAGCCTGTCGTAGAAGATTGAGTCGTTAGCCTTTTTCACCAACTGATCCAGCGGTCGGTCTCTCACCCCGAGGAGGAGTGAACGGGAGCATTCTCTCCTTCTACCCAGGGGAAAGGCGTGTGGTTTGCACTTACTAGCATCGACGCGATTGCGCTCCTGAGCCTTCTCAACCCCCCAGGTGgccatctccatcttgtcaCTAATTTCGTCATCACCCAGTGCCTTGGCCTCAGCCTTCCGGAAAGACTGCCAGTAAGTGTGCCAAGCTTCCCGAACAGAATCGGGGATCATCTGCTTGACCGTTGACATCACGCGATGCTCGACCTCGCCTAACCCCGCCAGCGGCACACGTTAGCAATCGGTTTGGCAACGAAGAAGACCCGCACAGTCATATCGACGGATATGGGTGAGGCCGCGGCAGTATCTTACCAATCTTCTCAGGTCCAACCATCCTAACAAACAGGAAGCAGAAAGGAAAGTCCAGAACAGACAGCCCAAGGTAAACGCCAACGGTCACCCAGCCATACTCCTTTGTGAGTTTCCTGAGTCTAGCACTGAGGCCCTTGGCTTCATCGGTTTCGCCAACGGTCGGCCCTTTGTTCGACTTGCGCTTCGTTGTGAATCGAAACCCACGCCTCAACACACCCTGGAGCATGTTTGGCGTTGTTATGGTTCCTGGTTTAAAGCGTGTGTTCCTTAGACGGGCCATCATGCCTTCCCAAGGGAGAGCTCCGGTCCTCCATCTCCAAATCTGACGCCCAGCTTGGTTTCCTGACTGCGATGTGAAATGCCTTGCCCATGCGCCATTCCAAGCTGCCTGTCGAGCTGACTGGCCAAAAGCTCGTGCTGGCGCGTGCACGCCGCGAGCTGGCTGTCTTAACATGGCTTTAACTAGAAGAAAATAGTTTGGACTTATTCACACAAAGTGTCAATGCCTCGTGTTGCGATCAAACAGAACGTCGTGGAAAACCTCGTGATCGGTTTGGGTCGGGTCAGAGGCGATAATAACTCGTAACTGATCGGAGCTTTCGGACTTAGGGCAGTATGTTTGTGTGATTGTAAATATGCGGGAAACCGTCCAGATTCATAATCAAAGCATTGCGTCACTCTGTATGGGCTTGCACACTGTAATTGCGCCCCCTTGTTGTTATAGAAGAATTGATCGTTTCGTTGAATTGGAAATTTTTGGATGTTCCGCAAGCTCATGATGAAAGCCACGCCACAATCCAAAACCGTCATTACGCCACGTATGATGTGTGGCTGTGCTACCACGTGCTCCTAACAACTGCAGTGAAGCAACTGAAATCATTTCGTGAAGCAATTGGGACTGTCTCAAAATCAAGAATTTCCAACTCGCGCTACACATCTCGAGACACTGTCTCGGGTCGCTGTTACAATTTGGCGATGTTCGGAAAGCTTTGTTTGGAAGAGCTTACTGTCTAAAAGCTCGCATTACGTCTCGGGTCGCGTCTTCAATGCAAGTTTACCGAGTAGCACAAGTATCGAGATGTGGATTGTCTCAAGCTACAATTTCCACATTCTGAAGTTCGCACTTGTGTCGAGTATTGTCGTGCTTGGGAGGTTAGCTACATCCTTCTTGTATACAGCAAGTTGAGTTGACAAACCTTAGGGTAGGGATCGCACTTAGACGCCAGTCTAGGAGGTCAAAGACAACATAGCAGTTGGAAAGTGATCCATCAAATAGTTCCACTGTTGATGTAATAATGAGTTTAGAACACGGTGAGTGGCAGGTATAGAGTCCGGTGATTGCAAACTATACCATTGTGTTTCTTGCCTGTTTGCTTAGATTATTAACACCAGTCGGTTTAAAGAATGCAAAAATCCAGTATAGAAGATGTCCAAGCAAGTAAGAGTTATAAATGAGTGAGAACCCTGCTTCTAACCGGTTTACCACAGCCAAACCGCTTCGATATAAGCCAGGAGAAGAGCGTCAGCTGAGTGACTACAGTAACGAATCGCATCTGGAACATAATCTGCAGTGAAACCTTTGGGGCGAATTTCACATTGGGATGGAAGTTACAAAAGAGCGAAGTGGCGTCTTGGTGTTATAAGTCTGAAGGTAGGACGATAATCGTGTGTTTGTGCTGCGTATAGTTGTAATCAAGTTGGGGAGTTTGCTATTAACTCCAGGTTCTTTCTCATTTTTATCTCAACTGCCGATACTTATCACTTGATCTCGACTTAGATTCACTGTATATGTCAGGTGTTTAGGTATTGTTGCTTATCAGGTgagttcttttcttcttcttttaaCATTGTTGTTCGCAGTGGCAGGCACTGATGGAGGTTTCGTCCGATATCGCATCTTAACTACTACATTGGAAGTGCCTTCCTCAATCTCCATCACTGTCTATTTTACCTTCCTGTCCCCTAACCTGCTAATTCTAGCAAATGCTAAGAACTTTCCTGAGCACCCGCCCTTTCGTCTTCATTTTCAGTGGCCTACCAAGACATTTATCTTCTGATACCGCCCCTTCTTATACTTGGATCTGAagggtctttttttttggctGCGAAATGGAAGAGCTCCGGTAACCAAATACTGAATACAAACTTCAATTTGTCAccaggtacctacctattctGAGTGCCTTTGCTCTCAGTCGTTCACGGATTAGTTCTTTCGATTTTACGTCGTTTTGATCAGGTGTGCTGAATCGAACACACTCATTTACAAACCACCGTCGACTCCAGTCACTCGTTCACCTCGTCTACAATATTTCTATTCATTGTCATCCAAGACGTCAAGGATGTCTAGGACTATCACATACGGAAAAAGGAGAAACAGGAACATCTTATCGACACTAGGATCACGTCCGCAGAAGGAAGAGGCCAATGCATCACTGTTCAGACAACTAAGTATGTTTATTAAATCTGTTCCATGATAGCCCCTTGTTTCTCTAACTACTACATAGCGCCGGATCTAAGTTCTGATGCTAATACAAAGCGCATTTCACGAAAGAGAGCGATGGCAAAACCACAGACTGCAGAAGAAATGGCAAGCTGGCTGCTTGACGATTCCACTCTCGAGTGTCCAGAGAACGGCGACGAAGATACTTCTCCCAAGAAGCGGCGAGCCAATACACCAGAGATCTCGCATTCTCAGGCGGACGAACCAGCAATTTCGCCTCTCAATCTCCCTTCACCTCTCGAAACGCCGCCTAACCCATCTGGAAAGTTACCCCAGAGGCCACGGGTGGATAAATCCTCACCAAGAAGTCCAGGAAAGGTACCGAAACGAGCTGCCACTGCTCGAATACGCAAAGATCGATCCCAAAGACGTACAAGCACAAACTTGAAGCGACAACTGTCTCTTGACCCTTTAAAGTTCCATCCCACAAATAGCTACAAGGTCACGACACCCGTGGCGCTTACTGTTGATGGAAATGTCAGAAACCGTGTTACAGAAGGCCCAAGCACACCTTCTATCCGGGAAGGATGTACTAACGGCGATGCTATCAGTGGAAAACTAGTTGCCATGCTCGCCGCAACTGATGCTCTTAAGCCAACACCACAGCGGACCAACTCTTCAAATTCAAGACTTACCCGTATGGTACCATCAAAAGTACTTGCTAAAGTCTCAAATGCTTGGGACAGATTCCATCCGAAGGTCACATCTCAAGAGAAGGAGTGTCAGTACAAATCTGCCTTCGATGACGCAGAAGGCACAAGGCTCGACGCGCACGAGTTTGATCACTCGCCTGCCTCACCTGATAATATGTCTCCAATTAGTAACATTGAGATCCGTCTGAATGAAGGGGATAACCTCAACAAGCGAAAAGTGCAGCGAATTGTAGGAGGTCGAGTGAATCGAAAACCACTAGCTGATGATGGAAAATCTCTTAGGAGCGGAAAGCCTGTTGAAGATCCGTTCTCCGAACGTGATAAATGGCACACCCCAACAACCTTTGAGCATAGGCTGATGGCTGTCCCAGAAAAGGAGGAAGGAGGACTGCTTGCCCTTTCACGTAGCCCATTCGAGTCTGAGAAGGAATTCGACAACAACATTGAAGATAGGTTCTTGAACAGTACACCTGTCGGTTCCTCGACGCCTCGGATCATAGTTGAACGGGCCTCTATTTCGAGCGACGAGTGCATCTCGACAACCGATAGCATAAGTCCTTCCCGGAGGCGGCTTGCTAACAAATTGAGCTACCCACCATTGAAGCTTGACAATGAGACACCGGCTCTGGACAGCCATTCTAGATTTAACGTTGGCAATCCAAGCAAGGGAGCCGTAGTCGGCTCGGTCAGTCAATCTCGGCGGGCTTGGGAACAGTCGACGACAAGTTTTACTTCTTTCGGTATTAAGAGGACCAAGAAGCACCCATCGCCTAGCAAGGAGACTCTAGAAGACTTGGAAAGGGAATTACGACAGTACGCTCATGACCAAGCCTCCGGGGCTAGTGGTAACTGCCCGGGTGAAGTAAATGCAGGTCACGTTGACAAGAGCCCTTCTTTGAGGCCGTGCGAGAGGAACAGGTCGAGTTTGACCCGTCTAGCTATCGCCAACATCGACGAGCTAGCAAATCCGGCATATGATGGAGGGCATCACCGGCGAAGTTCTTCAGCATCGATGACCAGATACTCATCACAAACCAAGGTCAAGCTGCACAGGGATATACGCCTGGCTCCGCCTTATCGCCCAGAAGGATCTTTTGCCCATGACGTGGACGAGCTGCATTGACGAGTGAGGTTTTGGGATTACTAAACGATGGCTGAGACACACAAGTTGATAATTATCTCTTATATGGGACGGAGGATATGGCGTCCAGTGGGCACACACAGGCTGGAGAACAATGGTACTTATCAAAGAAGGCCATTTTTCATAATCGAGATGGACAGACGCAGGATCGAGAATCCAGAGCGGTCAAGCATGATGACGAGGTTGTACTTGATAAGTCGCTGGCGACGGACATGGGCACAGGGCAAGTTATTTGTGATGggtatagtaaattatacaATTCTTCTCTCAACTCTCACTAGAGGGTATCAACGCTATCATAATCGTACAGTATATGTGATGCATGCTCGCTACATTTCGTGTTGAACATGTTTAGTAGCGGCGGTGGCGAGCTCCACGGCCATCAGTGCCGTGCATGCGTCGAGTGCCAGCGGCCTGTCACGGCGTTAGTAATTATAGCAAATAAGAGTGCGAGTGAGTGTCCTACCTTGACGCCAGGACGGCGAGTCAAGCTACCCTTGATCTTGAGGAGAGCACCGCTGACCTTGTCCTTCATAGAAGGTTTgcg includes:
- a CDS encoding hypothetical protein (TransMembrane:1 (i120-143o)~BUSCO:48239at5125): MLRQPARGVHAPARAFGQSARQAAWNGAWARHFTSQSGNQAGRQIWRWRTGALPWEGMMARLRNTRFKPGTITTPNMLQGVLRRGFRFTTKRKSNKGPTVGETDEAKGLSARLRKLTKEYGWVTVGVYLGLSVLDFPFCFLFVRMVGPEKIGEVEHRVMSTVKQMIPDSVREAWHTYWQSFRKAEAKALGDDEISDKMEMATWGVEKAQERNRVDASLATQLALAYAIHKSFIFIRVPLTAAVTPKAVKVLRSWGWNIGKKKA
- a CDS encoding hypothetical protein (BUSCO:27383at5125) — protein: MAKPQTAEEMASWLLDDSTLECPENGDEDTSPKKRRANTPEISHSQADEPAISPLNLPSPLETPPNPSGKLPQRPRVDKSSPRSPGKVPKRAATARIRKDRSQRRTSTNLKRQLSLDPLKFHPTNSYKVTTPVALTVDGNVRNRVTEGPSTPSIREGCTNGDAISGKLVAMLAATDALKPTPQRTNSSNSRLTRMVPSKVLAKVSNAWDRFHPKVTSQEKECQYKSAFDDAEGTRLDAHEFDHSPASPDNMSPISNIEIRLNEGDNLNKRKVQRIVGGRVNRKPLADDGKSLRSGKPVEDPFSERDKWHTPTTFEHRLMAVPEKEEGGLLALSRSPFESEKEFDNNIEDRFLNSTPVGSSTPRIIVERASISSDECISTTDSISPSRRRLANKLSYPPLKLDNETPALDSHSRFNVGNPSKGAVVGSVSQSRRAWEQSTTSFTSFGIKRTKKHPSPSKETLEDLERELRQYAHDQASGASGNCPGEVNAGHVDKSPSLRPCERNRSSLTRLAIANIDELANPAYDGGHHRRSSSASMTRYSSQTKVKLHRDIRLAPPYRPEGSFAHDVDELH